AGACCCGACCCAGCCCCGTGGCCAGGGCTTCGGCCTCCAATTGTCCGGACACGGTCAGATTGCAGCGGCGGCCAAAAAAATCCCGGCTCAGATCCGTCTGCCCCGGCTCCAGAGCCGTCACGCGGAACATCTCGCCTGCGCCTTCGCAGTCCGCCCCGGTGAGCACCGGGGTGTGCACCAGAGCAAACCGGTGGGAGCGAAAAAATTCGTGCACCGCGTATCCGGCCTCGGCCCGGATGCGAAAGGCCGCACCGTACTTGTTGGTGCGCGGGCGCAGGTGGGCGATACCGCGCAGAAATTCGTCGGAATGGCGTTTTTTCTGCAAAGGGAAGGCTTCCGGATCGGCCTGGCCGAACACCTCTACCGAGGTGGCGCGCACCTCCCAGCGCTGGCCCTTGCCCGGCGAAACCACCAAAGCGCCGTGCACGCTCACGGCCGCCCCCGTGGAGGCTTCGCCCAGGCCCTCGTGCGCTGCCGTGCCCGCATCCACAACACACTGCAGATTGCCGCGACAGGAGCCGTCATTGAGTTCCACAAACGAAAATTCCCTGGAGTCGCGACGGGTGCGGATCCAGCCGCAGACGACCACATTTTCCACAGGCGCTTCGGCGTTCAGCACGTCCACAATCAAGGTACGCTGCATGGCGGTTGCCCTCACTTGCTGCAAAATATGCGCGCAGTGTAGCCCCTTTGCGGGTATGGCTCAAGGGGGCGGGCACGCAGCCGCGCCTAGCCGCCCCTTGGCCTTTTTTTAAAGATTATATAGACTGCGTTTCGGGCAACGCCCCAGCATCACGCAACGGCGCCGCGCCTTGGCGCGGCTTTTGGGCACCTTCAGCGCAGCGGAGTACATGCGGCATGAAAAAACTTTTTGGCATCCTGACCCTGGTCTGCGCGCTGGCTTTTTGCAGCGCAGCTTTGGCGGCCCAGCCCCAGGCGGGCAAACCCGTGCAGGACAAACCGGAAAAACACCTGGACCGCGTAACCACGGTGAGCGTGGCCTTGGACGGTTCGGACAGCATCGGCGCGCGTCTGGGCACGCGGCTCAAGGAGCGCTTTAACCAGAGCAGCCTTTTTGCCCTCAACGACGATGAGGAAAAAGACGTGCCCAAGCTCTACCTCATGCTCGACACCAAGCCGGAATTTCCCGGCCGACCGGGCGTGGGTTCGATCTATTCCGTGAGTTGGGTCTTCAAACAGGGCAAGGGCTATCTCGGCTATCTGCTGGCGCGCGACCTGGGTGCCGTCAACGCGGAAGATATCGACGCCCTGGTGGACAAGCTCGTGGAACGCACGGACGGCATTGCCGCCAAGTATGGCAGCCTCTGGAAATAACGCATTACATCGCAAAGGCTCGCGCAAAAGGCTCCGGCGGCGCGGGGCCCTGCCATCCTCCCCTTCCCCTGTTTCGCTGAAATACTTTTGGCGGGAGGTCCCACACCAGGGGCCGCCCGCCAAAACGTTTTTCTCCGGTCCGCCCGGCTTATTCTTCCCGCAGGTCGCGGCCCATGAGGTCGCGCAACACCGCTGCCGGCTGCCGTCCTTCATAAAGGATGGCGTACACGGCGGCGGTCAGGGGCGCATCTACCCCCAGTTGTCGGGCCAGGGCGTGCACGGCGGCCGTGGTTTTGACGCCTTCGGCCACCATGCCCAGGCTGGCGGTGATGCTTTCCAGAGCTTCACCCCGCCCCAGGCGCAAGCCCACCTGCCGGTTGCGCGAAAGGTCGCCCGTACAGGTCAGGGTGAGGTCGCCCAGGCCGGAAAGGCCCATGAAGGTGCGTGCCCGTGCCCCGCGCGCCACGCCCAGACGGCACATTTCCGCCAACCCACGGGTGATGAGGGCCGCGCGGCTGTTGTGCCCCAGGCCCAAGCCGTCACAGATGCCCGCAGCAATGGCCATGACGTTTTTAAGGGCCCCACCCATCTCTACGCCGGTGACGTCTGTGCTGGAATAGCAACGGAAGGTGGGCCCGGCAAAGACTTCGCGCAGACGCTGGCCCAGCGCCCGGTGGCGCGAGGCCAGCACCACGGCCGTGGGCAAGCCCTCCAATACCTCGGCCGCAAAGGAAGGCCCGGAAAGCACGGCGTAACGCGGCCGCACGCGGGTCAGGGCGCTTGCCGCAATGCCGGAGCAGGTGGACAGGGTTTCCAGTTCCAGCCCCTTGGCCGCGTTGACCAGCATGACGCCGGGACGGAAAAAATCCACCCGTTCCGTCAGCCAGGCGCGCAACTGCTGGGTGGGTACGGCCAACACCACCAGGCCGGCGGCCAGGGCCTGCGGGTCCGTACTGGCCGCAAGACGCGGACTGAGTGCGCGGCCCGGCAGATAGCGCGGGTTTTCATGCCGCCGGTTAATGGCCTGGGCCACGGCCGCATCCCGCAGCCAGAGGGTGACCCCATGTCCCTTGACGGCCAGCAGGTGGGCCAGGGCCGTGCCCCAGCTGCCGCCACCGGCCACGCAGACCTGCAGAGTATGGCTGTTCACTGCAAAATGCTCCTCACCCTTTTCCGCGGCAGATATGCCTTTGCAATGCAGGCAGACGCCCGCGTTGACGCATGGCCGCACAATGGCACAGCAGCAACGTCGTGCCCGTAACGTCTTCTGCCGCAAAGGGGCACGCCCGCGGCGCAAAAATCAGCTTCCAGGAGGCCTGCCGCCCCGCCAACGCACGCCGCGACAGGACGGACGGCGACCGCCTGCGCCTCAGAACCCCAGGGCGGATTCCGGCCCCGGCCTGTCGGGCAACGGCGCGTTGCGCGCCTGCCGGGGTGCGTCGGTCACGAAGCGTACCAGAAGCATGCCACTGCAGCGCTGGCCTTTATACGCCTCCACCCGAAAAATGCACCCCTGCCGGTCCACGGAAAAGCGGGGCAAAAAATCCTTGCGGCGCAGGGTCAGGCCGCTTTCGTCCGCCTGGCCGCTGTCCACGCCGATGGCGTTGACGCGCACACCCTGCTGCGGGTGTACCAGCAGCTCCCCGCGCACGTCCAGCACCTGGCCAAAAGGCACGTCCATGTCCTGGCCGTCCACGCGCACGCGCAGACCGCCGAGGCTGGTGTCCACCTCCCGCCATTCGGGCCGGATGAGCGTGATCATGCGGTTGCCGTAGTGCACGCAGTACTGGCCGTCGTTTTGCTCGCAGGGCAGCACGGCCATGATGGGTTTGGAAGGCACAGCCGTGGTCGAGGCCTCCTTGGGCAGGGGCAGATAATTGATGGTCGGGCGCGCGTCCTCCAGGGGCAAAAAAATGCGGTTGCCGGCAAAGGACACGCCCAGATTTTCCAGCAGGGCCCCGCGCACGCCCTGCGGGCTGAGCTCAAAGCCGCGCGCAAACTCCACCCCGGCCTGGCGCAGCAGCGATTCCACCATGCACAGATGATAGTAAGCGCGCAACTCCACGGGGAATTCCTTGCTGGCCTCCAGGCCAAAGGCCGCCTTGCCCTGGCGCACGGCGTAGTACGAAAGGCTTTTTTCCATCTCGCGGTCGCCTTCGGCCGTGCGCGTGTTGTGCACGTGCAGACGGTGGCCGGGGTCCAGCAGGCCCTCATTGGCGGCGGCGGCGGCCTGCCGCGCCTCATGGACCAGATCGCCCATGAACACGCCCGGCAGGCGCTCCTGATCGATGATTACGGACTGTCCCCAGCGCGCAGGATTGCGCAGCTTGTCCTCATGGGCAGGACGGTAGTAGCCGCTGCCGTCGTGCAGGTTGAGCACCAGAACCACCTTGGGATGCCGGATGAGATCCTGAATGCGACGCACCACGCTGTATTCCGGGTCGCCCCGGTCCAGCCGGGCGAACTTACGGTTCATGTCACCGTAGAGCCCACGCGAGCGCTTGATAATACTGGGGAAATTGAGATTTGGCACCACCCACAGGCCGCCCCGGCGAATGGTGTAGTGCGTGGACAGCAACGTGGCGGCGGAAAAGCCGCCGGGCTCATCGCCCTGGATGCCGCCCACCACCAAGACCACCTGCCCGCTCTCGTCGCCCAGGCGCACCAGGGTAAAGTCCAGCGCGGGCACAGGGGCCGTGGCCGCAGCCCGCGGCCACAGGCAGCAAAAAACCGCCAGGGCCAGCGCCGCCCATAAAAACGGGAAACGCCCCCCGCGCAAACCGGTAGAAGAAAAAAAGTCTTGCATGCCGCTGCCGCCGTTACGGGCCCGGCAGTATGGCCGCCGGGCCCGGAGGTGATTGCCGATACCTACGATATTCGGCGGCAAACGGCAAGGCGGCGACAGCGTCTCCCCGCCGCAACGGCCAGGCCCGGACAGGCGACGCAGCCCGGAACAGCGTTGACCGGGCGGCGGTCAGGCGACGGACGCCTCGCTCCCTTTATTTAGAGCATTTAACACTTGAAATGCTCGCTTACGGCAGGCAAAAGCCTGCCTTCTCGCATTTCGTGGCAAGGATTTTCAAGAAAATCCTTGCAGAGCAG
The genomic region above belongs to Desulfovibrio legallii and contains:
- a CDS encoding NAD(P)H-dependent glycerol-3-phosphate dehydrogenase: MQVCVAGGGSWGTALAHLLAVKGHGVTLWLRDAAVAQAINRRHENPRYLPGRALSPRLAASTDPQALAAGLVVLAVPTQQLRAWLTERVDFFRPGVMLVNAAKGLELETLSTCSGIAASALTRVRPRYAVLSGPSFAAEVLEGLPTAVVLASRHRALGQRLREVFAGPTFRCYSSTDVTGVEMGGALKNVMAIAAGICDGLGLGHNSRAALITRGLAEMCRLGVARGARARTFMGLSGLGDLTLTCTGDLSRNRQVGLRLGRGEALESITASLGMVAEGVKTTAAVHALARQLGVDAPLTAAVYAILYEGRQPAAVLRDLMGRDLREE
- a CDS encoding M14 family metallopeptidase: MQDFFSSTGLRGGRFPFLWAALALAVFCCLWPRAAATAPVPALDFTLVRLGDESGQVVLVVGGIQGDEPGGFSAATLLSTHYTIRRGGLWVVPNLNFPSIIKRSRGLYGDMNRKFARLDRGDPEYSVVRRIQDLIRHPKVVLVLNLHDGSGYYRPAHEDKLRNPARWGQSVIIDQERLPGVFMGDLVHEARQAAAAANEGLLDPGHRLHVHNTRTAEGDREMEKSLSYYAVRQGKAAFGLEASKEFPVELRAYYHLCMVESLLRQAGVEFARGFELSPQGVRGALLENLGVSFAGNRIFLPLEDARPTINYLPLPKEASTTAVPSKPIMAVLPCEQNDGQYCVHYGNRMITLIRPEWREVDTSLGGLRVRVDGQDMDVPFGQVLDVRGELLVHPQQGVRVNAIGVDSGQADESGLTLRRKDFLPRFSVDRQGCIFRVEAYKGQRCSGMLLVRFVTDAPRQARNAPLPDRPGPESALGF